From one Salvelinus sp. IW2-2015 linkage group LG11, ASM291031v2, whole genome shotgun sequence genomic stretch:
- the LOC111970071 gene encoding pepsin A translates to MKLAVVLFALVTLSECLLKIPLIKGKSARQTLEEKGLYEEYKRKYRYNPRAKFNSRAGGAMVPMIYYPESTYYGVIAIGTPPQSFKVLFDTGSADLWVPSVHCSSSQACNNHARFNNTASSTFQPSSETFSIQYVTGYMTGDVGYDTVKFGDLYVTNQIFGLSLVEDAFLDNLPWDGILGLAFPDQQSINGGTPVFDNIWKQGKIPQDLFSIYLTSSVDGSMLILGGTDPSYFTGSIQWIPISQPTGYWQITVDSITINGNTVACAAGCQAVVDSGTTEILGPTRDVNNINGWVGAFSEQGIVSCSNIKRMPEITFNINGFGFILPASTYVFPYGSSCTTGFGTWDNDQWILGEVFMRQFYTVFNRDQNWVGLAQAKKSPESD, encoded by the exons ATGAAGTTGGCTGTTGTGCTGTTTGCCTTAGTGACCCTTTCTGAGTGCCTTCTCAA GATTCCTCTGATAAAGGGGAAGTCAGCCAGGCAGACTCTGGAGGAGAAGGGTCTGTATGAAGAGTACAAGAGGAAGTATCGCTACAACCCCAGAGCCAAGTTTAACAGCAGGGCGGGTGGTGCCATGGTGCCCATGATCTACTATCCAGAG TCGACATACTACGGAGTCATCGCCATCGGTACTCCCCCTCAGTCGTTCAAGGTTCTCTTTGACACGGGCTCTGCTGACCTGTGGGTGCCCTCTGTCCATTGCAGCAGCAGCCAGGCCTGCA ACAACCATGCCAGGTTCAACAATACAGCATCCTCCACATTCCAGCCCAGCTCAGAGACTTTCTCCATCCAATATGTCACTGGTTACATGACAGGGGATGTGGGATATGACACCGTAAAA TTCGGTGACTTGTATGTGACAAACCAGATCTTTGGCCTGAGTCTGGTGGAGGATGCTTTCCTGGATAACTTACCATGGGATGGGATTCTGGGCCTGGCCTTCCCCGACCAGCAGTCAATTAACGGAGGTACTCCTGTATTTGACAATATTTGGAAACAAGGAAAGATCCCTCAAGACCTGTTCTCCATCTATCTGACCAG CTCTGTAGATGGCAGTATGTTAATCCTGGGAGGAACTGACCCCTCCTACTTCACAGGAAGCATCCAATGGATTCCCATCTCTCAACCTACTGGCTACTGGCAGATCACTGTAGACAG TATTACTATCAATGGGAATACTGTGGCGTGTGCAGCAGGCTGCCAAGCTGTAGTAGACTCTGGCACCACTGAGATCCTAGGGCCTACCAGGGACGTCAATAACATCAATGGCTGGGTGGGAGCCTTCAGCGAACAG GGTATCGTGAGTTGCAGTAACATAAAGCGCATGCCTGAGATTACCTTCAACATCAATGGATTCGGCTTCATTCTCCCAGCATCAACCTATGTTTTCCCA tATGGCTCCAGCTGTACTACTGGTTTTGGCACCTGGGACAATGATCAGTGGATTCTGGGTGAGGTCTTCATGAGGCAGTTCTACACTGTCTTCAACAGAGACCAGAACTGGGTGGGCTTGGCCCAGGCTAAAAAGAGTCCAGAGTCAGACTGA
- the LOC111970073 gene encoding amphoterin-induced protein 1-like, with translation MQPKCCIWKTRIPYQKIHPTSSTMLAPDMVDGQLSGSHCAIAGVSIKGLFALLVLTLLLPPGAMTSSKPITCHKTCLCASNIVSCSKMNLTGIPMALPRYTAVLDLSFNQISKLKAEWTPVKLSKLHSLLLSHNGLTFLSSEAFLYVTWLRYLDLSSNGLKILEEFIFEPLEHLEVLLLYNNHISQIDRTAFSGLNSLQKLYLSQNQVKRFPLELVKERNRLEKLILLDVSTNRVKLLPIQELQVLPAWIKNGLYFHNNPLPCSCELYSMLARWHLQELSSATDFRDDHTCLLPGTQKEKVLTLELNKVHLNCSAVTIIGEEAYLEQVLNLGCDTRQRDMLKSWVLPGNVQVSSGNQSARVLSDGSLQIGPLTLEDSGVYTCYAVGDSLNETLYVTVEVHNTTQAGGHEGMKTAYTTLVGCLASAVMVLIYLYLTPCRCFCCSGQGLDKRALGDSLHSSTVSVSPTHEDTGPEGGGGGGGAFDKPPFNRHVAFPDPKGLIEQNGRLSPCGEEEEEWQEEDRGKQGQRRKSDAESLSSVCSDTPIVV, from the coding sequence ATGCAGCCTAAATGCTGCATTTGGAAAACAAGGATTCCCTATCAAAAAATACATCCAACATCCTCCACCATGCTTGCACCTGACATGGTGGATGGGCAACTCTCTGGTTCCCATTGTGCCATAGCAGGAGTGTCTATTAAGGGGCTCTTTGCCCTTCTGGTCCTGACTCTCCTACTGCCTCCAGGAGCAATGACCAGCTCCAAACCTATTACCTGCCACAAAACCTGTTTGTGCGCTAGCAACATCGTCAGCTGCTCCAAGATGAACCTGACCGGAATCCCCATGGCTCTGCCTCGCTACACCGCTGTGCTGGACCTTAGCTTCAACCAAATCAGTAAACTGAAAGCTGAATGGACCCCGGTCAAGCTCAGCAAGCTGCACAGTCTCCTGCTCAGCCACAACGGcctcaccttcctctcctctgaggcTTTTCTGTACGTCACATGGCTGCGTTACCTGGACCTGTCCTCAAACGGCCTGAAAATCCTGGAAGAGTTCATTTTCGAGCCCCTGGAGCACCTGGAGGTGCTTTTGCTTTACAACAACCACATCTCCCAGATCGACCGCACCGCCTTCTCGGGCCTCAACAGCCTGCAGAAGCTCTACCTCAGCCAGAACCAGGTGAAACGCTTCCCCTTGGAGCTGGTTAAGGAGAGGAACCGGCTTGAGAAGCTCATACTACTGGACGTGTCCACCAACCGGGTTAAACTCCTGCCCATACAGGAGCTCCAGGTCCTGCCTGCCTGGATCAAGAATGGTCTCTACTTCCACAACAACCCACTGCCCTGCAGCTGTGAGCTGTACAGCATGCTGGCCCGCTGGCACCTCCAGGAGCTCAGCTCCGCCACTGACTTCAGGGACGACCACACCTGTCTACTCCCAGGTACGCAGAAGGAGAAGGTGCTTACCTTGGAGCTTAACAAGGTCCATCTAAATTGCAGTGCTGTGACCATCATAGGTGAGGAGGCCTATCTAGAGCAGGTTTTAAACCTGGGCTGTGACACCAGGCAGAGGGACATGCTGAAGAGCTGGGTCTTGCCCGGCAATGTGCAGGTGTCCTCTGGGAACCAAAGTGCTAGGGTCCTCAGCGACGGCAGTCTGCAGATCGGGCCCCTCACGCTAGAGGACTCTGGGGTCTACACCTGTTACGCAGTGGGGGACTCCCTCAACGAGACTCTGTATGTGACTGTGGAGGTGCACAACACCACTCAGGCTGGAGGGCATGAGGGCATGAAGACGGCTTACACCACGCTGGTGGGCTGTCTGGCCAGTGCGGTGATGGTGCTcatctacctctacctcacaccctGTCGCTGCTTCTGCTGCTCAGGCCAGGGCCTGGACAAGAGGGCTCTGGgggacagcctccactcttccactGTCAGCGTTTCTCCCACCCATGAGGACACAGGCCCAGAGGGAggcggaggaggggggggggcctTTGATAAGCCTCCTTTCAACAGGCATGTGGCCTTCCCGGACCCAAAGGGCCTGATCGAGCAGAATGGGCGACTGAGCCCatgtggggaggaggaggaggagtggcaggaggaggacagaggaaagCAGGGACAGAGAAGAAAGTCAGATGCGGagtctctgagctctgtgtgcTCGGACACCCCTATTGTGGTGTGA